In Xanthomonas theicola, a single genomic region encodes these proteins:
- a CDS encoding calcium-binding protein, translating into MNDNADNQVKPQPSSDPLSLDDINKFGSAFRSGAFAFVAEYERQYTKSLADGVDTQIAVKRALVEAHNRQSKIFLEYAAAASSNADPRWKAAYAEAALDAARQAQALSDAQGPVSEVLSSYSSAATLKYSSLMNANPILKFSAKYGGPVGDVVDIGAAAMFGTPGDVAKAVVGAALGAVAGALATVVITATGLVGAPALAIAGLAAVGVGVFVPDLVPESWWSGLGDWGKKALTDVADWFEDSWHDTARWWKDRANELGDSVREMFDRARNFVPRRDPLVLDLDGDGIETTPANGGVLFDHDGDGVKNGTGWISPDDGLVVMDRNGNGRIDNGSELFGADTKLSSGSNSTSGFAALADLDSNKDGIFDRLDADFSNARVWRDLNQDGVSQSNELFTFGQLGIASIALKPAVTDDLDLGNGNVIDNRGTYTRNDGTTGLAGDLQLAVNNFFRDFTGSLEPVTVTDEAGQLPNLKGSGAVRDLEQAASLSQDLLADIKALTPGISRDAMRARLDTILAHWAGTSTMKSSEELLEASAPTPRTVYYHGAVPASVMEQGAAAVDAWIKQQHAQLAPIIAILEKFNGSSLIGYQNNQVSTGGNTYNWKNVARADGGVEQAMSVVLQPEQISALLGAYNHLKESVYAGLVVGTRLHDYMNGMTMHVVDGKLKFDLSAFTTMLENKRQADLGRGLQDIADLYIYAGNFLAEAGWDGARTLNDWVETASMTSKGLEAIAFAGIKMVSENFVGTSADDLVWGGEGKNFIHGGAGNDLIRGGAGSDILEGDLGNDKLFGNSGDDVLNGGAGDDTLTGGVGNDTLDGGVGNDTFVFARGFGQDVIKQYDDSSNRMDVVKFVDLNSTEVQWVERRGNDLVMRFAGGDQLTLSGYYHSDNWWEYKINQLQFADGVTWDQAQLKRQTLTVGTAGDDTLTGYLSGPNRIQGFAGHDTITGGNDHDVLEGGDGNDTLSGGGGTDRLEGGAGDDVLNGGAGDDTLTGGVGNDTLDGGVGNDTFVFARGFGQDVIKQYDDSSNRMDVVKFVDLNSTEVQWVERRGNDLVMRFAGGDQLTLSGYYHSDNWWEYKINQLQFADGVTWDQAQLKRQTLTVGTAGDDTLTGYLSGPNRIQGFAGHDTITGGNDHDVLEGGDGNDTLSGGGGTDRLEGGAGDDVLNGGAGDDTLTGGTGNDTLDGGVGNDTFVFARGFGQDVIKQYDDSSNRMDVVKFVDLNSTEVQGVERRGNDLVMRFAGGDQLTLSGYYHSDNWWEYKINQLQFADGVTWDQAQLKRQTLTVGTAGDDTLTGYLSGPNRIQGFAGHDTITGGNDHDVLEGGDGNDTLSGGGGTDRLEGGAGDDVLNGGAGDDTLTGGVGNDTLDGGVGNDTFVFARGFGQDVIKQYDDSSNRMDVVKFVDLNSTEVQGVERRGNDLVMRFAGGDQLTLSGYYHSDNWWEYKINQLQFADGVTWDQAQLKRQTLTVGTAGDDTLTGYLSGPNRIQGFAGHDTITGGNDHDVLEGGDGNDTLSGGGGTDRLEGGAGDDVLSVSWGAKDSVLAGGTGNDTLKGSWYSDTYLFNKGDGHDTVVETSTYSGAADRIVFDKDLAVDDTFFSRSGNDLSIAIRGSDDQLTVSGWFTSSSSQVEYLQFKDKTVASSEVAALIAAMATSSSSSAPLVPVDAQQVRLLAASSIV; encoded by the coding sequence ATGAATGATAATGCTGATAATCAAGTAAAGCCGCAGCCTTCGTCGGATCCTCTGAGTCTAGATGATATCAATAAATTTGGCAGCGCTTTTCGATCGGGGGCATTTGCTTTCGTGGCTGAATATGAAAGGCAATATACAAAATCACTTGCAGATGGGGTCGACACTCAAATCGCGGTAAAACGGGCGCTGGTAGAGGCACACAACAGGCAGTCAAAAATATTTTTGGAATATGCGGCTGCGGCGAGTTCTAATGCCGACCCGCGGTGGAAGGCTGCTTATGCCGAGGCTGCGCTTGATGCCGCACGTCAAGCACAAGCGTTAAGTGATGCGCAGGGACCGGTGTCTGAAGTGCTGAGTTCCTATTCGTCAGCCGCTACTTTGAAATATTCTTCATTGATGAATGCGAACCCCATTCTCAAATTTTCCGCTAAGTATGGCGGTCCTGTAGGCGATGTAGTGGATATAGGTGCCGCGGCAATGTTTGGTACACCGGGCGACGTTGCCAAGGCAGTAGTCGGCGCTGCCTTGGGCGCAGTGGCTGGGGCGTTAGCGACTGTAGTCATAACAGCAACAGGGCTTGTTGGAGCTCCCGCTTTGGCAATTGCTGGTCTTGCTGCTGTCGGTGTCGGAGTATTTGTTCCCGATCTGGTTCCTGAAAGCTGGTGGAGTGGCCTCGGAGATTGGGGCAAGAAAGCGCTCACTGATGTTGCAGATTGGTTCGAGGACTCATGGCATGACACCGCTAGATGGTGGAAGGATCGAGCCAATGAGCTGGGGGATTCAGTAAGAGAGATGTTTGATCGTGCAAGAAACTTTGTGCCGCGAAGGGATCCACTTGTGTTGGATCTCGATGGGGATGGCATTGAGACCACGCCTGCTAACGGGGGCGTTCTCTTTGACCATGACGGTGACGGTGTAAAGAATGGTACGGGTTGGATCAGTCCGGATGACGGATTGGTTGTCATGGATAGGAATGGGAATGGAAGAATTGATAATGGATCTGAGCTATTTGGGGCTGACACCAAGCTTTCTTCCGGAAGTAACAGTACATCCGGGTTCGCCGCTTTGGCTGATCTCGATAGCAATAAGGATGGAATATTTGATCGTCTGGATGCCGATTTTAGTAATGCCCGTGTATGGCGTGATCTGAACCAAGATGGTGTGTCCCAGTCGAACGAGTTGTTCACGTTTGGCCAGCTTGGTATCGCGTCGATAGCGCTGAAACCGGCTGTCACCGACGATCTCGACCTTGGCAATGGAAACGTCATTGATAATCGCGGCACCTATACCCGCAATGACGGCACGACTGGTTTGGCGGGTGATCTCCAGTTGGCAGTGAACAATTTCTTCCGCGACTTCACTGGTTCGCTTGAACCGGTGACCGTCACAGACGAGGCGGGGCAGCTTCCCAATCTCAAAGGCAGTGGCGCCGTACGCGATTTGGAACAGGCCGCGAGCCTGTCGCAAGATTTGTTGGCGGACATCAAGGCATTGACCCCAGGCATCTCCCGCGACGCAATGCGAGCCAGGCTCGACACCATCCTCGCGCATTGGGCGGGCACCTCGACCATGAAAAGCAGCGAGGAGCTGCTCGAAGCGTCCGCACCGACGCCACGTACCGTCTATTACCATGGCGCGGTGCCCGCGTCTGTCATGGAACAGGGGGCGGCTGCGGTCGATGCATGGATCAAACAGCAGCACGCGCAACTGGCGCCGATCATCGCGATTCTGGAAAAATTCAATGGCTCGAGCCTGATCGGTTATCAGAACAACCAGGTGTCCACTGGCGGCAACACCTACAACTGGAAAAACGTAGCGCGAGCCGATGGCGGCGTCGAGCAGGCGATGAGCGTGGTGCTGCAGCCGGAGCAGATCAGTGCCCTGCTGGGCGCCTACAACCATTTGAAAGAGTCCGTCTATGCTGGGCTGGTGGTGGGTACGCGGCTTCATGACTATATGAACGGCATGACCATGCACGTCGTTGACGGCAAGTTGAAGTTCGACCTGTCCGCGTTCACCACCATGCTGGAAAACAAGCGCCAGGCCGATCTCGGGCGGGGGCTCCAGGATATTGCTGATCTTTATATCTATGCGGGCAATTTCCTCGCAGAGGCCGGCTGGGATGGCGCGAGGACGTTGAACGACTGGGTCGAAACCGCCAGCATGACATCGAAGGGACTCGAGGCCATCGCGTTCGCCGGCATCAAGATGGTGTCAGAGAATTTCGTAGGGACATCTGCGGATGATCTTGTATGGGGTGGGGAAGGTAAGAATTTCATCCACGGAGGGGCGGGTAACGATCTGATTAGAGGTGGCGCCGGTTCCGATATCTTGGAAGGCGATCTAGGTAACGACAAGCTATTCGGGAACAGCGGCGACGACGTGCTCAATGGCGGTGCCGGCGACGACACGCTGACCGGCGGAGTGGGCAACGACACACTCGACGGCGGAGTGGGCAACGACACGTTCGTGTTCGCGCGCGGGTTTGGCCAGGACGTGATCAAGCAGTACGACGACAGCTCCAATCGCATGGACGTGGTCAAGTTCGTGGACTTGAACAGCACGGAGGTGCAGTGGGTCGAGCGTCGGGGCAATGACCTGGTGATGCGCTTCGCCGGAGGCGATCAGCTGACCTTGAGCGGGTACTACCACAGCGACAACTGGTGGGAGTACAAGATCAACCAGCTCCAGTTCGCCGATGGCGTGACGTGGGATCAGGCGCAGCTCAAGCGACAGACCCTGACGGTGGGCACGGCGGGCGACGACACGCTGACCGGCTATCTCAGCGGTCCCAACCGGATACAGGGGTTTGCCGGCCACGACACGATCACCGGTGGCAACGACCACGACGTGTTGGAGGGGGGCGATGGCAACGACACCCTGAGCGGCGGCGGCGGCACGGACCGCTTGGAAGGCGGCGCGGGCGATGACGTGCTCAATGGCGGTGCCGGCGACGACACGCTGACCGGCGGAGTGGGCAACGACACACTCGACGGCGGAGTGGGCAACGACACGTTCGTGTTCGCGCGCGGGTTTGGCCAGGACGTGATCAAGCAGTACGACGACAGCTCCAATCGCATGGACGTGGTCAAGTTCGTGGACTTGAACAGCACGGAGGTGCAGTGGGTCGAGCGTCGGGGCAATGACCTGGTGATGCGCTTCGCCGGAGGCGATCAGCTGACCTTGAGCGGGTACTACCACAGCGACAACTGGTGGGAGTACAAGATCAACCAGCTCCAGTTCGCCGATGGCGTGACGTGGGATCAGGCGCAGCTCAAGCGACAGACCCTGACGGTGGGCACGGCGGGCGACGACACGCTGACCGGCTATCTCAGCGGTCCCAACCGGATACAGGGGTTTGCCGGCCACGACACGATCACCGGTGGCAACGACCACGACGTGTTGGAGGGGGGCGATGGCAACGACACCCTGAGCGGCGGCGGCGGCACGGACCGCCTGGAAGGCGGCGCGGGCGATGACGTGCTCAATGGCGGTGCCGGCGACGACACGCTGACCGGCGGAACCGGCAACGACACACTCGACGGCGGAGTGGGCAACGACACGTTCGTGTTCGCGCGCGGGTTTGGCCAGGACGTGATCAAGCAGTACGACGACAGCTCCAATCGCATGGACGTGGTCAAGTTCGTGGACTTGAACAGCACGGAGGTGCAGGGGGTCGAGCGTCGGGGCAATGACCTGGTGATGCGCTTCGCCGGTGGCGATCAGCTGACCTTGAGCGGGTACTACCACAGCGACAACTGGTGGGAGTACAAGATCAACCAGCTCCAGTTCGCCGATGGCGTGACGTGGGATCAGGCGCAGCTCAAGCGGCAGACCCTGACGGTGGGCACGGCGGGCGACGACACGCTGACCGGCTATCTCAGCGGTCCCAACCGGATACAGGGGTTTGCCGGCCACGACACGATCACCGGCGGCAACGACCACGACGTGTTGGAGGGGGGCGATGGCAACGACACCCTGAGCGGCGGCGGCGGCACGGACCGCTTGGAAGGCGGCGCGGGCGACGACGTGCTCAATGGCGGTGCCGGCGACGACACGCTGACCGGCGGAGTGGGCAACGACACACTCGACGGCGGAGTGGGCAACGACACGTTCGTGTTCGCGCGCGGGTTTGGCCAGGACGTGATCAAGCAGTACGACGACAGCTCCAATCGCATGGACGTGGTCAAGTTCGTGGACTTGAACAGCACGGAGGTGCAGGGGGTCGAGCGTCGGGGCAATGACCTGGTGATGCGCTTCGCCGGTGGCGATCAGCTGACCTTGAGCGGGTACTACCACAGCGACAACTGGTGGGAGTACAAGATCAACCAGCTCCAGTTCGCCGATGGCGTGACGTGGGATCAGGCGCAGCTCAAGCGGCAGACCCTGACGGTGGGCACGGCGGGCGACGACACGCTGACCGGCTATCTCAGCGGTCCCAACCGGATACAGGGGTTTGCCGGCCACGACACGATCACCGGCGGCAACGACCACGACGTGTTGGAGGGGGGCGATGGCAACGACACCCTGAGCGGCGGCGGCGGCACGGACCGCCTGGAAGGCGGCGCGGGCGATGACGTGCTGAGCGTGTCCTGGGGTGCCAAGGACAGCGTGCTGGCCGGCGGCACCGGCAACGACACGCTCAAGGGCAGCTGGTATTCGGACACCTACCTGTTCAACAAGGGCGACGGCCACGACACGGTGGTGGAGACCTCGACGTACAGTGGGGCTGCGGATCGCATCGTGTTCGACAAGGATCTTGCCGTGGACGATACCTTCTTCAGCCGGTCCGGGAACGATCTTTCCATTGCCATTCGCGGCAGCGACGATCAATTGACGGTATCGGGCTGGTTCACTTCCAGCTCCAGTCAGGTCGAGTATCTGCAGTTCAAGGACAAGACGGTCGCTTCCAGCGAAGTGGCTGCGCTGATCGCGGCGATGGCGACCAGCAGTTCTTCGTCGGCGCCCCTGGTGCCTGTCGACGCGCAACAGGTGAGACTGTTGGCCGCCAGTTCGATCGTCTGA
- a CDS encoding tryptophan--tRNA ligase, producing MTIRVLTGITTSGTPHLGNYVGAIRPALQASLRPGIESFYFLADLHSLIKAQDPARTQRSTLEIAASWLAAGLDPSKVWFYRQSDVPETNELTWFLTCVAGKGILNRAHAYKAAVDKNRADGEDDDAGISAGLFMYPVLMAADILLFKAQQVPVGRDQIQHIEMARDFGQRFNHVYGRDHFTLPEVLIDENVATLPGLDGRKMSKSYDNTIPLFAPREELKKRVFSIVTDSRAPGVPKDTEGSALFQLYQAFASGKETAAFAQAFAGGIGWGEAKQQLLERIDAEIAPMRARYEALMARPGDIEAILRDNAQRLRERYAIPFLAELRHAVGLRDLSSRRTEPTDAAAAARQAPPTFKQYREDDNRFYFKLLDGEGALLLQGGGFDSPRDAGRVIGTLKQAAQADALQAAELRLAVPAGTVLAALQRLREAG from the coding sequence ATGACCATCCGCGTCCTCACCGGCATCACCACCTCCGGCACTCCGCACCTGGGCAACTACGTCGGCGCGATCCGCCCGGCGCTGCAGGCCAGCCTGCGCCCCGGCATCGAGAGCTTCTATTTCCTGGCCGACCTGCACAGCCTGATCAAGGCGCAGGATCCGGCGCGCACCCAGCGCTCGACCCTGGAGATCGCCGCCTCGTGGCTGGCCGCCGGGCTGGATCCGTCGAAGGTATGGTTCTACCGCCAGTCGGACGTGCCGGAAACCAACGAGCTGACCTGGTTCCTGACCTGCGTGGCGGGCAAGGGCATCCTCAACCGCGCCCACGCCTACAAGGCGGCGGTGGACAAGAACCGCGCCGACGGCGAGGACGACGATGCCGGGATCAGCGCCGGACTTTTCATGTATCCGGTGCTGATGGCCGCCGACATCCTGTTGTTCAAGGCGCAGCAGGTGCCGGTGGGCCGCGACCAGATCCAGCATATCGAGATGGCGCGCGATTTCGGCCAGCGCTTCAACCACGTCTACGGCCGCGACCATTTCACCCTGCCCGAAGTGCTGATCGACGAGAACGTAGCCACGCTGCCCGGGCTGGACGGGCGCAAGATGAGCAAGAGCTACGACAATACGATCCCGTTGTTCGCCCCGCGCGAGGAGCTCAAGAAGCGGGTGTTCTCGATCGTCACCGATTCGCGCGCGCCGGGCGTGCCGAAGGACACCGAGGGCTCGGCGCTATTCCAGCTGTACCAGGCGTTCGCCAGCGGCAAGGAGACCGCGGCGTTCGCGCAGGCCTTCGCCGGCGGCATCGGCTGGGGCGAAGCCAAGCAGCAGCTGTTGGAGCGCATCGACGCCGAGATCGCGCCGATGCGCGCGCGCTACGAGGCATTGATGGCGCGTCCGGGCGACATCGAGGCGATCCTGCGCGACAACGCGCAGCGCTTGCGCGAACGCTATGCCATCCCGTTCCTGGCCGAGCTGCGGCATGCGGTGGGCCTGCGTGACCTGTCGTCGCGCCGGACCGAACCGACCGATGCGGCGGCGGCGGCCAGGCAGGCGCCGCCGACGTTCAAGCAGTACCGCGAAGACGACAACCGCTTCTACTTCAAGCTGCTCGACGGCGAGGGCGCGCTGCTGCTGCAGGGCGGCGGCTTCGATTCGCCGCGCGACGCCGGGCGCGTGATCGGCACGCTCAAGCAGGCCGCGCAGGCCGATGCGCTGCAGGCCGCGGAACTGCGCCTGGCGGTGCCGGCCGGCACGGTGTTGGCGGCGTTGCAACGGTTGCGCGAGGCGGGCTGA